In one window of Gemmatimonadaceae bacterium DNA:
- the tuf gene encoding elongation factor Tu (EF-Tu; promotes GTP-dependent binding of aminoacyl-tRNA to the A-site of ribosomes during protein biosynthesis; when the tRNA anticodon matches the mRNA codon, GTP hydrolysis results; the inactive EF-Tu-GDP leaves the ribosome and release of GDP is promoted by elongation factor Ts; many prokaryotes have two copies of the gene encoding EF-Tu) has product MGKAKFERNKPHLNVGTIGHVDHGKTTLTAAITAIQAKKGLA; this is encoded by the coding sequence ATGGGCAAGGCAAAGTTCGAGCGGAACAAGCCGCATCTCAACGTGGGCACCATTGGGCACGTCGACCACGGCAAGACGACGCTGACGGCGGCGATCACGGCGATCCAGGCGAAGAAGGGCCTGGCC
- the fusA gene encoding elongation factor G, which produces MARTTPLTYYRNIGIMAHIDAGKTTTTERVLYYTGKSYKIGEVHDGAATMDWMEQEQERGITITSAATTCFWMRHGQAFDKGDGPEYRINIIDTPGHVDFTVEVERSLRVLDGAVTLLDSVAGVEPQTETVWRQADRYGVPRLIFANKMDRVGANFERCVAMIRDRLSKQSYPIQLPVGSGELFTGHIDVIERKQYVFDDSTMGKTFAVVEPAPEYHDAIEKARHEVIEASVEHDEELMERYLGGEELSVAEIRRAIRKATIANAIIPILCGASFKNKGVQALLDAVIDYMPAPTEVAAIKGHLPGHDETFEERMVTDEAPFAGLAFKIATDPFVGKLTFFRVYSGVLTAGSYVYNSTKDKRERVGRLLQMHANKREEIEEVRAGDIAAAIGLKDTRTGDTLCFEEHPIILEAMKFPNPVIDVAIEPKTKADQDKLAIALQKLAEEDPTFRVASNPETSQTIISGMGELHLEILVDRMRREFKVEANVGAPQVAYRETIKKRVDKVEGKFVRQSGGKGQFGHVVINVMPAEQGQGFVFEDKIVGGVIPREYIKPIEAGIREALEGGVLAGYPMVDVKVELVFGSYHEVDSSEMAFKIAGSMAIKDGARAAGAIILEPMMKVEVVSPESYMGDVLGDLSSRRGKIGGMTQRGEAQVIDATVPLSEMFGYSTRLRSMSQGRAVYSMEFSHYEEVPKSKAEEIINKHKP; this is translated from the coding sequence ATGGCTCGCACGACACCGCTGACGTATTACCGCAACATCGGCATCATGGCGCACATCGATGCCGGCAAGACGACGACCACCGAGCGCGTTCTCTACTACACGGGCAAGAGCTACAAGATCGGCGAAGTGCATGATGGCGCCGCCACCATGGACTGGATGGAGCAGGAGCAGGAGCGCGGCATCACGATCACGTCGGCCGCGACGACCTGCTTCTGGATGCGGCACGGCCAGGCCTTCGACAAGGGCGACGGGCCGGAGTACCGCATCAACATCATCGACACGCCCGGTCACGTGGACTTCACCGTGGAAGTCGAGCGGTCGCTGCGCGTGCTCGACGGCGCCGTGACGCTGCTGGACTCGGTGGCCGGGGTGGAGCCGCAGACCGAGACGGTGTGGCGCCAGGCCGACCGGTATGGCGTGCCGCGCCTGATCTTCGCGAACAAGATGGATCGCGTCGGTGCCAACTTCGAGCGCTGCGTCGCGATGATCCGCGACCGCCTCAGCAAGCAGTCGTACCCGATCCAGCTGCCCGTCGGCTCCGGTGAGCTGTTCACCGGCCACATCGACGTCATCGAGCGCAAGCAGTATGTGTTCGACGACTCCACGATGGGCAAGACGTTCGCCGTCGTCGAGCCGGCGCCGGAATACCATGATGCGATCGAGAAGGCCCGTCACGAGGTGATCGAGGCGTCGGTCGAGCATGACGAGGAGCTGATGGAGCGCTACCTCGGCGGCGAGGAGCTGTCGGTGGCGGAGATCCGCCGCGCGATCCGCAAGGCGACGATCGCCAACGCGATCATCCCGATCCTCTGCGGTGCCAGCTTCAAGAACAAGGGTGTGCAGGCGCTGCTGGATGCGGTCATCGACTACATGCCGGCGCCGACCGAAGTTGCGGCCATCAAGGGGCACCTGCCCGGCCATGACGAGACGTTCGAGGAGCGCATGGTCACCGACGAGGCCCCGTTCGCCGGCCTCGCGTTCAAGATCGCGACCGACCCGTTCGTCGGGAAGCTGACGTTCTTCCGCGTGTACTCGGGTGTGCTCACCGCTGGCTCGTACGTCTACAACAGCACGAAGGACAAGCGCGAGCGTGTCGGTCGCCTGCTGCAGATGCACGCCAACAAGCGTGAGGAAATCGAGGAAGTGCGTGCCGGCGACATCGCCGCCGCCATCGGCCTCAAGGACACGCGCACGGGTGACACGCTCTGCTTCGAGGAGCATCCGATCATCCTCGAGGCGATGAAGTTCCCCAACCCCGTCATCGACGTCGCGATCGAGCCGAAGACGAAGGCCGACCAGGACAAGCTGGCGATCGCGCTGCAGAAGCTGGCCGAGGAAGACCCGACGTTCCGCGTCGCATCGAACCCGGAAACCAGCCAGACGATCATCTCCGGCATGGGCGAGCTGCACCTCGAGATCCTCGTGGACCGCATGCGTCGCGAGTTCAAGGTCGAGGCCAACGTCGGTGCGCCGCAGGTGGCGTATCGCGAGACGATCAAGAAGCGCGTCGACAAGGTTGAAGGAAAGTTCGTCCGCCAGTCGGGTGGCAAGGGCCAGTTCGGTCACGTCGTGATCAACGTCATGCCGGCCGAGCAGGGTCAGGGCTTCGTGTTCGAGGACAAGATCGTCGGCGGCGTGATCCCGCGTGAGTACATCAAGCCGATCGAGGCTGGCATTCGCGAGGCACTCGAGGGTGGCGTGCTCGCCGGCTACCCGATGGTCGACGTGAAGGTCGAGCTGGTGTTCGGCTCGTACCACGAAGTGGACTCCAGCGAAATGGCGTTCAAGATCGCCGGGTCGATGGCCATCAAGGACGGCGCCCGCGCCGCCGGTGCCATCATCCTCGAGCCGATGATGAAGGTCGAGGTGGTGAGCCCCGAGAGCTACATGGGCGACGTGCTGGGTGACCTCAGCTCGCGTCGTGGCAAGATCGGCGGGATGACGCAGCGCGGTGAGGCGCAGGTGATCGACGCCACCGTGCCGCTCTCCGAGATGTTCGGGTACTCCACGCGCCTGCGCAGCATGTCACAGGGCCGTGCGGTGTACTCCATGGAGTTCTCGCATTACGAGGAAGTGCCGAAGTCGAAGGCCGAAGAGATCATCAACAAGCACAAGCCGTAA
- a CDS encoding nucleotidyltransferase family protein yields the protein MLAPLTSASAIALLSPSARVLAAAAAPDSGVSEVATLPWRDVQWQTLLEMATFERAESQLHRLLAAAPPGVVPDEVARAVQGLYRVAVFHAAELADAAGAAHDALAAARVPALWLKGAALAMQAEEEFSLRGMGDLDVLVAPEHHPRARAVLREAGWVEPPEPVGYAEHHHEAPMSWRGQARLELHGGLFPPRHPFAADPAELWLARGVEAVWGARLVRVLPAHWHLVHAAVHWAWSHEGEIGTWQLLHDMHELGSGPVADAQFWSDVVEAASNIDAGIPTGWALWSAALLGRVPVPAEAWRRLRGVPSMVGMTERQWVVRAFQSPAASPSVKWTRFWWRRAMRNLGAPGGRWPWAAGRAGVIPVPDRSRAALLSRGGSGTGRWRDHLGRVLRG from the coding sequence ATGCTCGCACCCCTGACCTCCGCGTCCGCGATCGCGTTGCTCTCGCCCTCGGCGCGGGTGCTGGCGGCGGCCGCGGCGCCGGACAGCGGTGTGTCAGAGGTGGCGACGCTGCCGTGGCGTGACGTGCAGTGGCAGACGCTGCTGGAGATGGCGACGTTCGAGCGCGCCGAGTCGCAGCTTCACCGCCTGCTGGCGGCGGCGCCACCGGGGGTCGTCCCCGACGAGGTCGCGCGGGCGGTGCAGGGGCTCTATCGGGTGGCCGTGTTCCACGCCGCCGAGCTGGCCGACGCGGCCGGCGCCGCCCACGATGCGCTGGCGGCGGCCCGGGTGCCGGCGCTCTGGCTGAAGGGGGCCGCACTGGCGATGCAGGCGGAGGAGGAGTTTTCACTCCGCGGCATGGGGGACCTGGACGTCCTGGTGGCGCCGGAGCACCACCCCAGGGCGCGGGCGGTGTTGCGTGAGGCGGGCTGGGTCGAGCCGCCCGAGCCGGTCGGGTATGCCGAGCACCACCATGAGGCGCCGATGAGCTGGCGGGGGCAGGCCCGGCTGGAGTTGCACGGTGGGCTGTTCCCGCCGCGCCATCCCTTCGCCGCGGATCCGGCGGAGCTCTGGCTCGCGCGCGGGGTGGAGGCGGTGTGGGGGGCGCGGCTCGTGCGGGTGCTGCCGGCGCATTGGCACCTGGTGCATGCGGCGGTCCACTGGGCGTGGAGCCACGAAGGGGAGATCGGCACGTGGCAGCTCTTGCACGACATGCACGAGCTCGGCAGTGGTCCGGTGGCCGATGCGCAATTCTGGTCGGACGTCGTCGAGGCTGCCAGCAACATCGACGCCGGGATCCCGACCGGATGGGCGCTCTGGAGTGCGGCGCTGCTGGGTCGGGTTCCGGTGCCTGCGGAGGCCTGGCGTCGCTTGCGTGGTGTGCCCTCGATGGTCGGGATGACGGAGCGGCAGTGGGTGGTGCGCGCGTTCCAGTCGCCGGCAGCGAGCCCGTCGGTGAAATGGACCCGGTTCTGGTGGCGCCGTGCGATGCGGAACCTGGGTGCGCCGGGGGGGCGCTGGCCGTGGGCGGCGGGTCGGGCGGGGGTGATTCCGGTGCCGGATCGGTCGCGGGCGGCGCTGTTGTCGCGGGGCGGATCGGGGACTGGCCGGTGGCGGGATCACCTCGGACGCGTGCTCCGCGGCTGA
- a CDS encoding ABC transporter permease: MSRMLAVARAYALGMLTYRTRTLVSLVSVLVAVIPVYFVAGALQPIAAKAIASESTEYFTYLIVGSVASFIVVEAVSAIPSFVSSYINSGTLEQLLTTPIRWPSLMAGLSLYGFGWVAMRALVLMLTAWVWATSTIHWLRLPELLVIFALLALTYLGVGLVAGALVVLVRSSLFIPQAVGAFSALLGTVYFPVRVLPPLFAPLAAFVPTTPALRAARQVMLLDAPLASVVPEFVQLCGWTAASLAIGGTCFHLALRHARRAGTLSQY; this comes from the coding sequence GTGTCTAGGATGCTCGCCGTGGCCCGGGCGTACGCGCTGGGCATGCTCACCTACCGCACCCGCACCCTCGTCAGCCTGGTGTCGGTGCTGGTGGCCGTGATCCCCGTCTACTTCGTGGCCGGCGCGCTGCAGCCGATCGCGGCGAAGGCCATCGCATCCGAGTCGACGGAGTACTTCACCTACCTGATCGTCGGCTCGGTGGCGTCCTTCATCGTGGTCGAGGCGGTGTCGGCGATCCCGTCGTTCGTGTCGAGCTACATCAACTCCGGCACGCTCGAGCAGTTGCTGACCACGCCGATCCGCTGGCCGTCGCTGATGGCGGGATTGTCGCTGTACGGGTTCGGGTGGGTGGCGATGCGCGCACTGGTGCTGATGCTCACCGCCTGGGTGTGGGCCACCAGCACGATACACTGGCTGCGGTTGCCGGAACTGCTGGTCATCTTCGCGCTACTGGCCCTCACCTACCTCGGGGTGGGGCTGGTGGCCGGCGCGCTGGTCGTGCTCGTCCGATCGTCGCTCTTCATCCCGCAGGCGGTCGGCGCGTTCTCGGCGCTGCTGGGCACCGTGTACTTCCCGGTCCGTGTGCTGCCGCCGCTGTTTGCGCCGCTGGCGGCCTTCGTCCCGACGACACCGGCGCTGCGTGCGGCACGGCAGGTGATGCTGCTGGACGCGCCGCTCGCCTCGGTGGTGCCGGAGTTCGTGCAGCTCTGCGGCTGGACGGCGGCGAGCCTGGCGATCGGTGGCACCTGCTTCCACCTCGCGCTCCGCCATGCCCGCCGCGCGGGCACGCTCTCGCAGTACTGA